A genomic region of Candidatus Binatia bacterium contains the following coding sequences:
- a CDS encoding RNA-binding protein, translating to MGRKLYVGNLGFDVTNKDLEELFAQAGTCESVAVINDRETGQSRGFGFVEMGSNGEAQKAIQQFDGQEFKGRALKVNEAKERENNRGGGGGGRGRY from the coding sequence ATGGGAAGAAAACTATACGTCGGCAATCTCGGATTCGACGTAACCAACAAGGATCTGGAGGAGCTGTTCGCTCAAGCCGGGACCTGCGAGTCGGTAGCGGTCATCAACGATCGCGAGACCGGACAGTCGCGCGGCTTTGGCTTCGTTGAGATGGGCTCGAACGGCGAAGCCCAGAAGGCGATCCAACAGTTCGACGGCCAGGAATTCAAAGGTCGCGCACTCAAGGTGAACGAAGCCAAAGAGCGCGAGAACAACCGCGGTGGCGGTGGCGGCGGCAGAGGCCGCTACTAA
- a CDS encoding PIG-L family deacetylase, whose amino-acid sequence MKQRVTRLRVALIAALLLASLGGVPRAKASEPGGTPTLWPTPAVVWPRLEAPPIPQPRQIHVPNTVTSQLLWANKEMQVSGPVRLMVFAPHPDDETLAAGGLIQRVLAQKGQVRVVFVTNGDGYVDGVRSEMRSKRTSTTDFIEYGERRHHEALHALHALGLRSSDGIFLGFPDDGIDDLWAGHWSPRKPYTSPYTRFDHPVYKESLSQQVEYAGSDLEGEITRILREFSPDWVLVPDPRDRHPDHCTTGVFVLDVLRKLQQAGAEPFLHVQLLTFLVHYPDYPASAAWVKEIAGAGVGGSSAAGRVLSGAHWMHLQLTPTELAVKRQTMSEYRSQIHVMDPFLKQFMLPFELYGGLDATQIRAVPQAYAARFRRPH is encoded by the coding sequence ATGAAGCAGCGGGTAACACGCCTGCGGGTGGCACTGATCGCCGCACTCTTGCTGGCCTCGTTAGGGGGCGTGCCCCGTGCCAAGGCGTCGGAGCCGGGAGGAACGCCCACCCTCTGGCCGACTCCTGCAGTCGTCTGGCCGCGCCTCGAGGCTCCGCCGATTCCTCAGCCCCGGCAGATTCACGTTCCGAATACCGTCACCTCGCAGCTGCTGTGGGCGAATAAGGAAATGCAGGTCAGCGGGCCTGTGCGCTTGATGGTGTTCGCACCACATCCCGACGACGAAACGTTGGCGGCGGGCGGGCTCATCCAGCGCGTGCTCGCACAAAAAGGGCAAGTGCGGGTAGTCTTTGTCACCAACGGTGATGGCTATGTCGATGGCGTGCGCAGCGAGATGCGGAGCAAGCGCACCTCCACTACCGACTTCATCGAATACGGCGAACGCCGCCACCATGAGGCCTTACACGCCTTACATGCGCTCGGATTGCGCTCCAGCGACGGCATTTTTCTCGGTTTCCCGGACGACGGCATCGACGACTTGTGGGCCGGGCACTGGTCGCCACGCAAGCCCTACACCTCACCGTACACCCGGTTCGACCACCCCGTGTACAAGGAAAGCCTCAGCCAGCAGGTCGAATATGCGGGCAGTGACCTTGAAGGCGAGATCACCAGAATCCTGCGCGAATTCTCGCCGGATTGGGTGTTGGTGCCCGATCCGCGGGATCGCCATCCCGACCACTGTACGACGGGCGTATTCGTGCTCGACGTCCTGCGCAAACTACAGCAGGCGGGCGCAGAACCCTTTCTGCACGTCCAGCTTTTGACGTTTCTCGTGCATTACCCGGACTACCCCGCGTCCGCGGCTTGGGTAAAAGAAATTGCCGGAGCAGGCGTCGGCGGCTCATCCGCCGCCGGTCGCGTGCTCTCCGGGGCGCACTGGATGCACCTGCAACTGACGCCGACGGAGCTGGCAGTGAAGCGCCAGACTATGTCCGAATACCGCTCCCAGATCCACGTCATGGACCCGTTCTTGAAACAGTTCATGCTGCCGTTCGAGCTGTACGGTGGACTGGACGCAACCCAGATCAGGGCTGTGCCGCAGGCGTACGCCGCACGTTTTCGACGGCCGCACTAG
- a CDS encoding sigma-54 dependent transcriptional regulator, whose protein sequence is MMEKILSISQRVAATDSTVLLMGESGTGKELIARFIHSNSKRAGNPFIAVNCGAIPSELLESEMFGHERGAFTGAVGARMGLFQLANGGTIFLDEIGEMSTALQVKLLRVLQEREIRPVGADRTIKVDVRVIAASNRDLAVEVEKGRFREDLFYRLQVIPIIVPPLRERRSDIPLLVQHFLEKHNQQRAGQPCKISDDAMVHLWEYDWPGNVRELENLVERMVILSEDGAIRVESLPPNIRSFISDKKIPRPTLTEEGIDLNQAVEEFEYRLIDEALRRTKGNKQAAARLLGLKRTTLVAKLRRKTSGSGSSQSYLI, encoded by the coding sequence GTGATGGAGAAGATCCTGAGCATCAGCCAGCGGGTGGCCGCCACTGATTCCACCGTGTTGCTGATGGGCGAGAGCGGGACCGGCAAAGAACTGATAGCCAGGTTTATCCACAGCAACAGCAAGCGCGCCGGCAATCCGTTCATTGCGGTGAACTGCGGCGCCATTCCTTCCGAACTCCTGGAGTCCGAGATGTTTGGCCACGAGCGTGGGGCCTTCACCGGGGCGGTTGGCGCGCGCATGGGCCTGTTCCAGTTGGCCAATGGCGGCACGATCTTTCTCGACGAAATTGGTGAAATGAGCACCGCCCTGCAGGTGAAGTTATTGCGTGTCCTGCAAGAGCGCGAGATCCGCCCGGTAGGTGCTGACCGCACGATAAAAGTTGATGTCCGCGTCATCGCCGCCAGCAACCGTGATTTGGCGGTCGAGGTGGAAAAGGGGCGATTTCGCGAGGATCTCTTCTATCGGCTGCAGGTGATTCCCATCATTGTCCCGCCGCTGCGGGAGCGGCGGTCGGACATCCCATTACTGGTGCAGCATTTTCTCGAGAAACATAACCAGCAACGCGCCGGTCAGCCATGCAAGATATCGGACGACGCCATGGTGCACCTCTGGGAGTACGACTGGCCCGGGAACGTACGCGAGTTGGAAAACCTCGTCGAACGGATGGTGATCCTGAGCGAGGACGGCGCCATTCGAGTGGAGAGCCTGCCGCCCAACATCCGGTCGTTCATTTCCGACAAGAAGATCCCTCGCCCCACCTTGACCGAGGAGGGCATCGACCTGAACCAGGCAGTCGAGGAATTCGAGTATCGACTCATCGATGAGGCACTCCGGCGGACCAAAGGAAACAAACAGGCGGCTGCCCGCCTCCTGGGGCTCAAGCGTACGACGCTGGTGGCCAAGCTGCGCCGCAAGACGAGCGGCTCTGGATCGTCCCAAAGCTACCTGATTTAA
- a CDS encoding acyl-CoA dehydrogenase family protein, which translates to MIDFSIPAEVEQLCDSIRAFMDKHIYPLERTHEGWKMEVGGPAYPPAIKAIQAKAKQAGYWAFHLPKEAGGAGLPFMHYVFVNEILGRSPVAPLCFGSQAPDSGNAEILWRFGNEEQKERWLKPLVNGDVRSCFSMTEPEVAGSDPRLLRTTAKRDGDDYVINGHKWFTSGAHGASFAIVMAMTNPEQENPYLRFSQIIVPTDTPGFKIARGVPVMGDYDNHHAEIWYEDCRVPVTNRLGGEGTGFVIAQERLGPGRIHHCMRWLGVAQRAFELMCQYATQREMFGSTLSRKANIQDWIAEARADIQAARFLTLHAAWKIDTTGASSAREEISLIKFFGAKVLHSVVDKAVQVYGAAGVTEDHPLSMFYRQARLARIYDGPDEVHKMVVARRILAQYEGKRAAR; encoded by the coding sequence ATGATCGACTTCAGCATCCCGGCGGAGGTTGAGCAACTGTGTGACAGCATCCGCGCCTTCATGGACAAGCACATCTACCCGCTCGAGCGCACGCACGAGGGGTGGAAGATGGAAGTGGGCGGCCCCGCCTACCCGCCCGCCATCAAGGCGATACAGGCCAAGGCGAAGCAGGCCGGGTACTGGGCCTTTCATTTGCCGAAAGAAGCGGGGGGCGCCGGCTTGCCGTTCATGCACTACGTCTTCGTCAACGAGATCCTCGGCCGTAGCCCAGTCGCCCCGCTCTGCTTCGGTTCGCAGGCGCCTGACTCCGGCAACGCCGAGATCCTGTGGCGCTTCGGAAACGAGGAACAGAAGGAACGCTGGCTCAAACCGCTGGTGAACGGTGACGTGCGCAGCTGCTTCTCCATGACCGAGCCGGAGGTGGCCGGGTCGGATCCGCGGTTGCTGCGGACCACGGCCAAGCGTGACGGCGACGACTATGTCATCAACGGACACAAATGGTTTACCAGTGGCGCGCACGGCGCCTCGTTTGCGATCGTCATGGCGATGACCAACCCGGAGCAGGAGAACCCGTACCTCCGGTTCAGCCAAATCATCGTCCCCACCGACACGCCGGGGTTCAAGATCGCGCGCGGCGTGCCGGTGATGGGCGACTACGACAATCACCACGCCGAGATCTGGTACGAGGACTGTCGCGTGCCGGTTACCAACCGCCTGGGCGGCGAAGGCACAGGCTTCGTCATCGCCCAGGAGCGACTCGGCCCCGGGCGCATCCATCACTGCATGCGCTGGCTCGGGGTAGCGCAGCGCGCCTTCGAGCTGATGTGCCAGTATGCCACCCAGCGCGAGATGTTCGGCAGCACGCTGTCGCGTAAGGCCAACATCCAAGATTGGATTGCCGAGGCCCGCGCCGACATCCAGGCCGCACGGTTCTTGACCTTACACGCCGCGTGGAAGATCGACACCACCGGTGCCAGCAGCGCGCGTGAGGAGATTTCGCTGATCAAGTTTTTCGGCGCAAAAGTGCTGCACAGCGTGGTGGACAAGGCTGTCCAAGTCTACGGCGCCGCCGGCGTGACCGAAGATCATCCGCTCTCGATGTTCTACCGCCAGGCCCGTCTCGCCCGTATCTACGACGGCCCCGACGAAGTGCACAAGATGGTGGTGGCGCGCCGTATCCTGGCGCAGTACGAGGGCAAGCGGGCGGCACGATAA
- a CDS encoding phosphotransferase family protein — translation MKTSDPPEVIHIREGEDFDHARLAEYLKGKLPDSAHPLEVVQFAGGHANLTYLLRYGGTEYVLRRPPLGPVAPTSHDMGREFRVLSVLYKGYPPAPRAYVFCEDPALIGAPFFVMERRRGIVVRRAIPPQWGGGSDPVINRKISEVLIDTLADLHDVDPRAVGLADFGKPEGFLRRQIDGWYARYERAKTNDVPVVTELVQWLRDCQPPSPPATLLHNDWRLDNMMLDANDPGHCVAVFDWDMCTLGDPLADLGTLLSAWTEAGEGLGGSSEFGMPSAVPGFLTRREAVARYGKRRGVDVSQVPYYYVFGIFKIAVVLQQIYYRYHVGQTKDQRFQGFGQVAELLFWLAKQRSESLTV, via the coding sequence ATGAAGACGAGCGATCCACCTGAAGTGATTCACATCCGTGAGGGTGAGGACTTCGACCACGCCCGGCTCGCCGAGTATCTGAAAGGGAAACTGCCGGACTCGGCGCACCCCCTCGAGGTGGTGCAGTTTGCCGGTGGCCACGCCAACCTGACCTACCTGTTGCGCTACGGCGGCACGGAGTACGTGCTGCGGCGGCCCCCGCTCGGCCCGGTAGCGCCAACGTCGCACGACATGGGGCGCGAGTTCCGTGTCCTGTCGGTGCTGTACAAAGGGTATCCGCCGGCCCCACGGGCCTATGTGTTCTGCGAGGACCCAGCGCTCATCGGTGCGCCGTTCTTCGTCATGGAACGCCGCCGCGGCATCGTCGTGCGCCGCGCGATCCCGCCTCAGTGGGGCGGCGGCAGCGATCCGGTCATCAACCGGAAGATCAGCGAGGTGCTGATCGATACGCTCGCCGACTTGCATGACGTCGATCCCCGCGCCGTCGGTCTGGCCGATTTCGGCAAGCCCGAGGGCTTCTTGCGCCGCCAGATCGACGGCTGGTACGCGCGCTACGAGCGGGCGAAAACCAACGACGTTCCCGTCGTCACGGAATTGGTGCAGTGGTTGCGGGACTGCCAGCCCCCATCACCACCGGCGACGCTGCTGCACAACGACTGGCGGCTCGACAACATGATGCTCGACGCCAACGATCCGGGCCACTGCGTCGCCGTGTTCGATTGGGACATGTGCACGCTTGGCGACCCGCTCGCTGATCTCGGCACTCTGCTCTCGGCGTGGACGGAGGCAGGTGAGGGCTTGGGCGGCAGCAGCGAGTTCGGCATGCCATCCGCTGTCCCCGGCTTTCTCACCCGGCGCGAAGCGGTCGCGCGCTACGGCAAGCGTCGCGGCGTCGACGTGTCGCAGGTGCCATACTACTACGTCTTCGGTATCTTCAAGATCGCCGTGGTCTTGCAGCAGATCTACTATCGCTACCACGTCGGGCAGACGAAGGACCAGCGCTTTCAGGGGTTCGGGCAGGTGGCAGAACTCCTCTTCTGGCTCGCCAAACAGCGGAGCGAGAGCCTGACGGTGTAG
- a CDS encoding archaeosortase/exosortase family protein gives MRQRLPPGVAFSLRFFAYLFLCSIGFWFFSVHEHLGPVQRAIASLSTVLQHWAGGHAVSRGDDIVIATMVMNVNHECTAIFVYMLFTSFVLAYPASWTGRLSGLVIGIPLIFAVNVIRLATLARVVEIYPQAFFYLHEYVWQGIFTVIVLVGAISWAERFE, from the coding sequence ATGCGCCAGCGCTTGCCACCCGGCGTCGCCTTTTCGCTGCGATTCTTCGCGTATCTCTTCCTCTGCAGCATTGGGTTTTGGTTCTTCAGTGTGCACGAGCACCTCGGTCCGGTGCAGCGAGCCATCGCCAGCCTGAGCACCGTCTTGCAGCATTGGGCCGGTGGCCACGCCGTGTCCCGGGGTGACGATATCGTGATCGCGACCATGGTCATGAACGTGAACCACGAGTGCACCGCTATATTTGTGTATATGTTGTTCACCAGCTTCGTGTTGGCCTACCCCGCGTCGTGGACGGGCCGGCTGAGCGGCCTGGTGATCGGGATCCCCCTCATCTTTGCGGTGAACGTCATCCGTCTGGCGACCTTGGCGCGCGTGGTCGAGATCTATCCGCAGGCGTTTTTCTATTTGCACGAGTACGTGTGGCAAGGGATCTTCACCGTCATCGTGCTGGTCGGGGCCATCTCTTGGGCGGAGCGATTCGAATGA
- a CDS encoding response regulator, which yields MANAKSRILIVDDDPHAVEILTRMLEREGYECASAASGPAALQTVSSQPIDVILLDVMMPGMDGLQVCERLREDERLRQIPVILLTAKDDMETRARGMALGVSEYLTKPVNKRELFTRIRAQLHSLELNRRLAETAAAVGNPPKLS from the coding sequence ATGGCAAATGCGAAGAGCCGGATCCTCATTGTCGATGATGATCCACACGCGGTCGAGATTCTCACCCGCATGCTCGAGCGCGAGGGGTACGAGTGTGCGAGCGCTGCCAGCGGGCCAGCCGCTCTGCAGACGGTGAGCAGCCAACCGATAGACGTGATACTGCTCGATGTGATGATGCCCGGAATGGACGGGTTGCAGGTGTGCGAGCGATTGCGGGAGGATGAGCGCCTGCGGCAGATCCCGGTGATCTTGTTGACGGCGAAGGACGACATGGAAACACGCGCGCGGGGCATGGCCCTCGGGGTCAGCGAGTACCTCACGAAACCGGTCAACAAGCGTGAACTGTTCACGCGTATTAGGGCGCAACTGCACAGCCTGGAGCTCAACCGAAGGCTGGCCGAGACGGCGGCGGCGGTGGGCAATCCGCCGAAATTGTCGTAA
- a CDS encoding DUF2333 family protein: protein MGERFRTGWRGRVIAVAVVVLLVCVVGPLVLHFGQKRHNQLSPDVQVQFPPTQPIVSGEVFATTIIAVMEHELDGTTGWRPNDFVLWGPRLWADNNANRQLGILQTVRESVRVFKDHLTKVSSNEYDPNLVAADTAFRNDPGKFWLPSAEGKFREGIRDLRAYVDGLKSTPQRSRPINQRNVELIRLFQAWSDLLGDAHANLYRQPESVWRTDDDFYHAQGFAHAMFHLVRAVGREYQHEFDTKPVMRSLFDEVADALGRAAQMKPLIVLDGSPDGLFANHRRNLDAYINEARQKMYSIREELEK from the coding sequence ATGGGCGAGCGATTTCGGACCGGGTGGCGCGGGCGGGTAATCGCTGTTGCAGTAGTCGTGCTGCTCGTCTGCGTCGTCGGGCCCTTGGTGCTGCACTTCGGCCAGAAACGCCACAACCAGCTCTCACCGGACGTACAGGTCCAATTCCCGCCAACTCAGCCAATCGTCAGCGGCGAGGTGTTTGCCACGACTATCATCGCCGTCATGGAGCATGAACTCGACGGCACGACGGGTTGGCGGCCGAACGATTTCGTCCTGTGGGGTCCGCGCCTGTGGGCGGACAACAATGCGAATCGGCAACTCGGCATCCTCCAGACGGTGCGCGAAAGCGTGCGCGTGTTCAAGGATCACCTCACCAAAGTCTCGAGCAACGAGTACGATCCAAACCTGGTGGCCGCCGATACGGCTTTCCGCAATGACCCCGGGAAATTCTGGCTACCGTCCGCGGAGGGCAAGTTCCGCGAGGGCATTCGAGACCTGCGGGCCTACGTGGACGGACTCAAGTCCACCCCGCAGCGCTCGCGGCCCATCAATCAGCGCAACGTGGAGCTCATCCGCCTGTTTCAGGCCTGGAGCGACCTGCTGGGCGATGCGCACGCCAACTTGTACCGGCAACCGGAAAGCGTTTGGCGCACCGACGACGACTTTTACCACGCTCAAGGTTTTGCTCATGCGATGTTCCACCTCGTGCGGGCCGTTGGCCGCGAGTACCAGCACGAGTTCGACACCAAGCCGGTGATGCGGTCACTGTTCGACGAAGTCGCTGACGCCCTCGGTCGGGCGGCGCAGATGAAGCCACTGATCGTCCTCGACGGCAGCCCCGACGGGCTCTTCGCCAACCACCGCCGCAACCTGGATGCCTACATCAACGAGGCGCGCCAGAAGATGTACTCGATCCGCGAGGAGCTCGAGAAGTAG
- a CDS encoding DHH family phosphoesterase, with protein MQLVNAAAYEVDRESNKARLELLREVTGPAERVALLLQDDPDPDGIASAIALRTVLGRNRATTPLFSFGATTRAENLAMLRLLDVTIETADTETLRAFPCVALLDVQPGYFSDRLPHAHVVIDHHPRGGAIDAEYSDLRPQYGATSTILTEYLEACEADVSQRLATALLYGIKSDTLMLNRETGPADLRAFMALYPLTNYNVLRRIERPELPLSFARFLVRVLPRVRKQLGLLTLHVGRVEREDVIPLLADFCLQFENTEWVAVSGKWHNELVISVRNPGYVRSAGDVVRKLFSTTGRAGGHRTMAKARVPLRHWRKQFGSTHDNTIAAMVENLFMQELYGETPEQLSADA; from the coding sequence ATGCAATTAGTCAACGCCGCAGCCTACGAGGTCGACCGAGAGAGCAACAAGGCCCGCCTTGAGCTGCTCCGGGAGGTGACCGGTCCGGCGGAGCGCGTGGCCCTGCTCTTGCAGGACGACCCTGACCCCGACGGCATCGCCAGCGCCATCGCCCTGCGCACCGTTCTGGGGCGCAATCGCGCCACCACGCCGCTGTTTTCCTTCGGGGCGACCACCCGCGCCGAAAACCTGGCGATGCTCCGGCTGCTCGATGTGACGATCGAGACGGCGGACACAGAGACGCTGCGCGCCTTTCCCTGTGTGGCGCTGCTGGATGTGCAGCCGGGGTACTTCAGCGATCGCCTCCCTCACGCCCACGTCGTCATCGACCATCACCCGCGCGGGGGCGCGATCGACGCCGAGTACAGCGACTTACGACCGCAGTACGGCGCCACCTCCACCATCCTGACCGAATATCTGGAGGCCTGCGAAGCCGACGTCAGCCAGCGGCTGGCGACGGCGCTGTTGTACGGCATCAAGAGCGACACTCTGATGCTCAATCGCGAGACCGGCCCGGCCGACCTGCGTGCCTTCATGGCGCTCTATCCGTTGACGAATTACAACGTCTTGCGCCGCATCGAGCGGCCCGAGCTGCCGTTGTCGTTCGCCCGCTTCTTGGTGCGCGTGTTGCCGCGGGTGCGCAAGCAGCTGGGCTTGCTCACGCTACATGTCGGCCGCGTCGAGCGCGAGGACGTCATCCCGCTGCTGGCGGACTTCTGCCTGCAGTTCGAGAACACGGAATGGGTAGCGGTGTCGGGCAAATGGCACAATGAACTGGTGATCTCGGTGCGCAACCCGGGGTACGTACGCAGCGCGGGGGATGTCGTGCGTAAGCTCTTCAGCACCACCGGGCGGGCGGGCGGCCACCGCACCATGGCGAAAGCTCGGGTGCCCTTGCGGCACTGGCGTAAGCAGTTTGGCTCCACTCACGACAACACCATTGCGGCCATGGTGGAGAATCTGTTCATGCAGGAGTTGTACGGCGAGACGCCGGAGCAACTTTCTGCCGACGCATGA
- a CDS encoding NAD-dependent epimerase/dehydratase family protein, with the protein MRRAFRVVMMQHCLVTGAAGLLGRNLVKALLERGVRVRALVRHTPLRFQHDHLECVTGDVTDFPRLLAACEGIDTVFHTAAVIPLLGGRSATREYRDAAWKINVGGTENLLAASREQGVARFIYTSSVDVCFDGKPNVEMDHRTPYARKPKSVYAETKIAAEKLVLAANGNAGLYTCAIRPDGIYGPEENVIFDSIVKQAARGALTVAIGSPHTLQDNSYIDNLVHGELLAAEHLGPHGTASGKAYFITDYAPQNTFAFFRPIIEGLGVPFPTRRIPRALIAPILSLWEHLHFRFGIAPPPFGPHALDKITISHYGSIEDARRDLGYTPIKTYEQAISECLPYCRERFRALVRH; encoded by the coding sequence GTGCGCCGCGCATTTCGGGTGGTGATGATGCAGCATTGTCTTGTAACTGGGGCGGCGGGACTTCTTGGACGGAATCTCGTCAAGGCGCTGCTCGAGCGCGGCGTTCGCGTACGTGCCCTCGTGCGCCACACGCCACTGCGCTTCCAACATGACCATCTCGAGTGCGTCACGGGTGACGTGACGGATTTTCCGCGCCTGCTCGCGGCCTGTGAGGGCATCGATACGGTGTTCCACACGGCGGCGGTGATCCCGTTGCTCGGCGGCCGCAGCGCGACGCGCGAATATCGTGATGCGGCTTGGAAGATCAACGTCGGCGGAACTGAGAATCTGCTTGCAGCCAGTCGAGAGCAGGGCGTGGCGCGTTTCATTTATACCAGTTCGGTGGATGTTTGCTTCGACGGGAAGCCGAATGTGGAGATGGACCATCGCACCCCCTACGCGCGCAAACCGAAAAGTGTGTATGCCGAGACCAAGATCGCCGCGGAAAAACTCGTGCTCGCGGCGAACGGAAACGCCGGCCTGTATACCTGTGCGATTCGTCCGGATGGCATTTACGGGCCAGAGGAAAACGTCATCTTCGACAGCATCGTGAAACAAGCCGCACGCGGGGCTCTCACGGTGGCCATCGGCAGCCCCCACACGCTGCAGGACAACTCCTACATCGACAACCTGGTCCACGGGGAGCTCCTGGCTGCCGAGCACCTCGGGCCTCATGGTACGGCTTCGGGCAAGGCCTACTTCATCACCGACTACGCGCCGCAAAACACGTTTGCATTCTTCCGGCCCATCATCGAGGGGCTGGGCGTTCCGTTCCCGACACGCCGCATCCCGCGCGCACTCATCGCCCCCATCCTCAGCCTATGGGAACACCTCCACTTTCGCTTCGGCATCGCGCCGCCTCCCTTTGGTCCCCATGCCCTCGACAAGATCACGATCAGCCACTACGGCAGCATCGAGGACGCCAGGCGAGACCTGGGCTACACGCCGATCAAGACCTATGAGCAGGCCATCTCCGAATGCCTGCCCTATTGCCGCGAGCGCTTCCGGGCTCTCGTGCGGCACTAG
- a CDS encoding 4a-hydroxytetrahydrobiopterin dehydratase, protein MAGLAERTCVPCRGGVPPLTPEQVAPLLAQLEGWKVVENHYLEKSYDLEDFAQALDLVNRIGAVAEEQGHHPDLFLTWGRVDVSIWTHKIDGLTESDFILAAKCDQACAGMKR, encoded by the coding sequence ATGGCTGGACTGGCTGAACGGACCTGCGTACCGTGCAGAGGTGGGGTTCCGCCGCTGACCCCCGAACAGGTGGCGCCGCTACTGGCGCAGCTCGAAGGTTGGAAAGTGGTGGAAAACCATTATCTCGAGAAGAGCTACGACCTGGAGGATTTTGCCCAGGCGCTTGATCTGGTGAACCGCATCGGGGCCGTTGCGGAGGAGCAAGGGCACCACCCGGACCTCTTCCTCACCTGGGGGCGAGTGGATGTCTCAATCTGGACCCACAAGATCGACGGGCTCACGGAGAGCGACTTCATCCTCGCCGCCAAATGCGATCAGGCCTGCGCCGGCATGAAGCGGTAA